In Pedobacter sp. WC2423, the following are encoded in one genomic region:
- the tgt gene encoding tRNA guanosine(34) transglycosylase Tgt, producing MKFTLQANDPQSKARAGTVTTAHGDIQTPIFMPVGTAGTVKAVHQRELKNDIDAQIILGNTYHLYLRPGLDVLEGAGGLHKFIGWDRPILTDSGGYQVYSLSKVNKIKEEGVTFRSHIDGSKHLFTPEYAMDIQRTIGADIIMAFDECTPYPCDYKYAANSINMTHRWLKRCCARFDTTEPKYGFDQTLFPIVQGSVYKDLRKKSAEFIASMGREGNAIGGLSVGEPAEEMYGMTEVVCDILPADKPRYLMGVGTPINILENIALGIDMFDCVMPTRNARNGMLFTRNGIINIGNKKWADDFSPIDAESDLYADQVYSKAYLRHLMHSKEMLGAQIATLHNLHFYLWLVKEAREKIISGEFYAWKNKMVTILGNKL from the coding sequence ATGAAATTTACCTTACAGGCAAACGACCCTCAGTCAAAAGCAAGGGCAGGAACAGTTACTACTGCTCATGGAGATATCCAAACACCGATTTTTATGCCCGTGGGCACCGCAGGAACGGTAAAAGCCGTTCATCAGCGCGAGCTTAAAAATGATATTGATGCACAGATTATTTTAGGAAATACTTATCATTTATACTTGCGGCCAGGACTTGACGTGCTGGAAGGTGCAGGTGGATTGCATAAATTTATAGGCTGGGACCGCCCGATTTTAACAGATAGCGGAGGCTACCAGGTCTATTCTTTAAGTAAAGTCAACAAAATCAAAGAAGAAGGAGTTACTTTCCGTTCACATATTGACGGTTCAAAACACCTTTTCACTCCTGAATATGCAATGGATATTCAACGGACTATCGGTGCTGATATTATTATGGCTTTCGATGAATGTACGCCTTATCCATGTGATTATAAATATGCAGCGAATTCAATTAACATGACTCACCGCTGGTTAAAACGTTGCTGCGCACGTTTTGATACCACTGAGCCTAAATATGGCTTCGATCAAACCTTATTCCCTATAGTTCAGGGATCTGTTTACAAAGACCTGAGAAAGAAATCTGCAGAATTTATTGCTTCCATGGGGCGTGAAGGAAATGCGATTGGCGGCCTTTCGGTAGGAGAGCCAGCAGAAGAAATGTACGGCATGACCGAAGTAGTCTGCGACATTTTACCTGCCGATAAACCACGTTATTTAATGGGTGTGGGTACTCCGATCAATATTTTAGAAAATATAGCGTTAGGAATAGATATGTTCGACTGTGTAATGCCGACCAGAAATGCGAGGAACGGAATGCTTTTCACCAGAAACGGGATCATTAACATTGGCAATAAAAAATGGGCTGATGATTTTTCTCCTATCGATGCAGAAAGTGATTTATACGCTGACCAGGTTTATTCAAAAGCATATCTGAGGCACCTGATGCATTCGAAAGAAATGTTAGGTGCGCAAATTGCAACTTTGCATAACCTCCATTTCTACCTTTGGTTAGTTAAAGAAGCCAGAGAAAAGATCATCAGCGGCGAGTTTTACGCCTGGAAAAACAAAATGGTGACTATATTAGGGAATAAATTATAA
- a CDS encoding glycosyltransferase, producing MKKHPVLDFFINIWLHYRLKIRNLALVKKTIVELTLLESCLLGALVFCFAVQLYFSLFIHLKLALVKVEELPAQAARPLSVIICARNEAENLTQYLPAVLQQDYPDFEVIVVNDRSWDQTREVLKGFVAQYKHLKVVTVAEGEKFIAGKKFAVTMGIKAAAHEWLVFTDADCVPASEHWLSGMQQPENDETAIVLGYSPYIRKRGLLNSLIRFETFFTAVNYLAFAIQGMPYMGVGRNMAYKKSLFFKNKGFAAHMHIPSGDDDLFVNAHATARNTEIRLNRSTQVWSVPNTSFSAYLRQKKRHFGAGKFYKARHKFILSVQIIFQFLFYALFVALLFFKPANYLAGGVFALSLIIRSFIYPRLLKRLNYPDLRWWFPVLDILLFIFLVFNGILSIFVKKVKWK from the coding sequence ATGAAAAAACACCCGGTTCTCGATTTTTTTATCAATATATGGCTGCATTACAGATTAAAAATCAGAAATTTGGCGCTTGTCAAAAAAACCATTGTGGAATTAACCTTACTAGAGAGTTGCCTGCTGGGTGCCCTCGTTTTTTGTTTTGCCGTTCAGCTGTATTTTAGTTTATTTATACATTTAAAACTGGCCCTTGTTAAAGTAGAAGAGTTGCCAGCACAGGCTGCCAGGCCATTGAGCGTAATTATTTGCGCGCGGAATGAGGCAGAAAACCTGACGCAGTATTTACCTGCAGTTTTACAGCAGGACTATCCTGATTTTGAGGTTATTGTAGTGAATGATCGTTCCTGGGATCAAACCCGCGAAGTATTGAAAGGCTTTGTTGCACAATATAAACACCTGAAAGTAGTGACAGTTGCTGAAGGAGAAAAGTTTATTGCCGGTAAAAAATTCGCGGTAACCATGGGAATTAAGGCCGCTGCTCATGAGTGGCTGGTTTTTACAGATGCAGATTGTGTACCTGCTTCAGAGCACTGGTTATCAGGAATGCAGCAGCCGGAAAATGACGAGACGGCAATTGTACTTGGATACTCTCCTTATATCCGTAAACGTGGTTTATTGAACAGTCTGATCCGTTTTGAGACCTTTTTTACTGCTGTCAATTACCTGGCTTTTGCTATTCAGGGCATGCCTTATATGGGCGTTGGCAGAAACATGGCCTATAAAAAGTCTCTGTTTTTTAAGAATAAAGGCTTTGCAGCACATATGCACATTCCATCAGGGGATGATGACTTATTCGTGAATGCACATGCTACGGCCCGCAATACAGAAATTCGTTTAAACCGCAGCACACAGGTGTGGTCTGTGCCAAATACGAGTTTCTCAGCTTACCTCAGACAGAAGAAAAGACATTTTGGTGCCGGTAAATTCTACAAAGCCAGACATAAATTTATTTTATCTGTACAGATTATATTTCAGTTTCTGTTCTATGCGCTGTTTGTCGCATTATTGTTTTTTAAACCTGCTAATTACCTGGCTGGTGGTGTTTTTGCACTGAGCCTGATCATTAGAAGTTTTATTTATCCCCGTTTGCTCAAACGCCTCAATTACCCTGATTTGAGATGGTGGTTTCCTGTTTTGGATATTCTGCTTTTCATTTTTCTGGTGTTTAATGGCATTCTGTCTATATTTGTTAAAAAAGTAAAGTGGAAATAA